The proteins below are encoded in one region of Sebastes fasciatus isolate fSebFas1 chromosome 16, fSebFas1.pri, whole genome shotgun sequence:
- the LOC141753055 gene encoding organic cation/carnitine transporter 2-like produces MQDYDDTTAFLGQWGRFQQVVFFLLCASIVPNGFGAFSVVFLTDIPGHHCLVPEVNLTQDWRNATIPREEVDGKQELSRCSRYRLDVVRNLSAQGLIPGRDVNLTDLEQEGCVDGWIYSKDIYQSTIVSEFDLVCSDQWKQPFTSTVFFVGVLVGSFLSGQISDRFGRKPVLFATMAVQTILTFAQIFSPTWTVFSILIFINGLGQVSNYISGFVLGTEILTGNVRVIFSSMGVTLGFAIGYMMLPLFAYFLRDWKSLLLGISLPGLLYIPLWWLIPESPRWLLSQGRVEEADTIVRKAAKMNKVEAPRVIFEDYSVLVETKKGHNNVFDMLRTKNNRNTTIILCLVWFTLSIGYYGLSLNTSRLHANPYISCFISAAIEVPAYISCWLALRYLPRRLSVICILLFAGLSLYFIQLVPQREYFKYLPYILLGTLAVVSAFAALFLPESFGRPLPQTIQQMHKRER; encoded by the exons ATGCAGGATTATGATGACACCACAGCTTTTCTGGGTCAGTGGGGACGTTTCCAGCAGGTTGTCTTCTTTCTGCTCTGTGCCAGCATTGTCCCCAATGGATTTGGCGCTTTCTCTGTCGTCTTCTTGACTGATATTCCCGGTCACCACTGCCTGGTTCCTGAGGTTAATCTGACCCAAGACTGGCGCAATGCTACCATCCCAAGAGAG gaggtggatgggaaACAGGAGCTGAGCAGATGCAGCAGGTACAGGCTGGATGTGGTCAGAAATCTCTCTGCTCAGGGATTAATTCCTGGCAGAGACGTCAACCTCACTGACCTGGAGCAGGAGGGCTGTGTGGACGGGTGGATCTACAGCAAAGACATCTACCAGTCCACCATAGTCTCTGAG TTTGACCTGGTGTGCAGTGATCAGTGGAAGCAGCCGTTCACTTCCACAGTTTTCTTTGTTGGAGTTCTTGTTGGATCCTTCTTGTCAGGGCAGATCTCAGACAG GTTTGGAAGAAAGCCTGTTCTCTTTGCCACCATGGCAGTTCAGACAATTTTGACGTTTGCTCAAATCTTTTCACCTACATGGACAGTGTTCtccatcctcatcttcatcaatGGTTTGGGACAGGTCTCCAACTACATATCTGGTTTTGTACTGG GCACTGAGATCTTGACTGGGAATGTACGGGTCATCTTCTCGTCTATGGGTGTGACTCTGGGCTTTGCCATTGGCTACATGATGCTGCCTCTCTTTGCTTACTTTTTACGGGACTGGAAATCTCTCTTGTTGGGTATCTCTCTGCCTGGCCTGCTCTACATCCCTCTCTGGTG GCTCATCCCAGAGTCTCCTCGTTGGTTACTCTCTCAGGGAAGAGTGGAGGAGGCCGACACCATAGTGAGAAAGGCTGCTAAGATGAACAAAGTCGAGGCTCCACGGGTCATCTTTGAAGATTACAGTGTACTT GTTGAGACAAAGAAGGGACACAACAATGTCTTCGACATGCTGAGGACAAAAAACAATCGAAACACAACCATTATTTTGTGCCTGGTGTG GTTCACTCTGAGTATTGGATACTATGGCCTGTCCCTGAACACATCCAGACTTCATGCTAATCCCTATATCAGCTGCTTCATCTCAGCAGCTATAGAGGTACCAGCATACATTTCCTGCTGGCTGGCACTGCGATACCTTCCACGACGACTGTCTGTCATCTGTATCTTGCTCTTTGCAGGACTGTCGCTGTACTTCATTCAACTGGTGCCTCAAC GTGAATACTTTAAGTACCTGCCTTATATTCTACTGGGGACTCTGGCTGTTGTGTCCGCCTTTGCTGCTCTCTTCCTGCCAGAGAGTTTTGGACGACCTCTACCTCAAACTATTCAACAGATGCATAAGAGAGAAAGGTAG